One part of the Neisseria zalophi genome encodes these proteins:
- a CDS encoding efflux RND transporter periplasmic adaptor subunit → MSYFTPNTTNTLKLAALAAATMLALSACNQGGDNASAQKGTEQEAPAPLVGVVTVQPQNITLSTELPGRLESRRIADILPQVGGIIKKRLFQEGSYVRAGQPLYQIDDAVYTTALENARAQLASAQSALAKANADLSRYKPLVEADAISKQEYDAAVAAKRSAEASVKAARAGINAAQINVNYSRITAPISGYIGQSFVSEGTLVSPGGPSKLATIQQTDPMYVNVTQSAAEVMQLRQDIADGKMQSVNGGVEIEIKLENGTLYPLKGRLLFADPTVDQTTGQVTLRAEVPNPDNILLPGLYVRVVLPQADIPNAFAVPQQAVTRGESNSVMIVNAENSLEPRQVNVVQQQGNNWIISDGLQAGDKVVVNGLSIVGMSGAKKVTPQEWTAPGSEAPAPTDMNNTASDTEITSDDADQAASTAQ, encoded by the coding sequence ATGTCATACTTTACACCCAACACAACAAACACATTGAAACTAGCCGCACTGGCGGCCGCTACAATGCTTGCTTTATCTGCTTGTAATCAAGGAGGGGACAATGCATCTGCCCAAAAAGGGACGGAACAAGAAGCACCCGCCCCCCTTGTCGGTGTCGTCACCGTGCAACCGCAAAATATCACGCTGAGCACCGAACTCCCCGGCCGTTTGGAATCTCGCCGTATCGCCGATATCTTGCCGCAAGTCGGCGGTATTATCAAAAAACGCCTGTTTCAAGAAGGCAGCTATGTCCGTGCCGGGCAACCCCTCTATCAAATTGATGATGCCGTCTATACCACAGCTTTAGAAAATGCTCGCGCCCAGCTGGCTTCAGCACAATCGGCACTAGCCAAAGCCAATGCCGATTTATCGCGCTATAAACCATTGGTTGAAGCTGATGCTATTAGCAAACAAGAATATGATGCCGCCGTTGCAGCCAAACGCTCTGCAGAGGCCAGTGTAAAAGCGGCGCGTGCCGGTATTAATGCGGCACAAATCAATGTGAATTATTCCCGTATTACCGCACCGATTTCCGGCTATATCGGTCAATCGTTTGTTTCCGAAGGTACATTAGTCAGCCCCGGCGGGCCCTCCAAATTAGCGACTATCCAACAAACCGATCCTATGTATGTCAATGTCACCCAATCAGCAGCCGAAGTGATGCAGCTGCGCCAAGATATCGCAGATGGGAAAATGCAGTCGGTCAATGGCGGTGTCGAAATTGAGATTAAATTAGAAAATGGTACGCTTTATCCGCTCAAAGGCCGTCTGTTGTTTGCCGATCCGACCGTCGACCAAACCACCGGTCAAGTGACTTTGCGCGCTGAAGTGCCAAACCCCGACAATATCTTATTACCCGGCTTATATGTGCGTGTTGTACTGCCTCAGGCAGATATTCCCAATGCATTCGCCGTACCGCAACAGGCAGTTACCCGCGGAGAATCAAACTCCGTTATGATTGTTAATGCGGAAAACAGCTTGGAACCGCGCCAAGTTAATGTGGTACAGCAACAAGGCAATAACTGGATTATTTCAGACGGCCTTCAAGCCGGCGACAAAGTGGTTGTGAACGGCCTATCAATTGTCGGTATGTCGGGCGCGAAAAAAGTGACTCCGCAAGAATGGACCGCACCGGGCAGCGAAGCTCCGGCTCCTACCGATATGAACAATACGGCTTCAGATACCGAAATCACTTCTGACGATGCCGATCAAGCAGCTTCCACAGCACAATAA
- a CDS encoding dihydrolipoyl dehydrogenase, whose protein sequence is MKQIQADVVVIGGGTAGMGAFRNALRHTDNVYLIENNVFGTTCARVGCMPSKLLIAAAEARHHALHTDPFGIHLDKDSVNVNGEEVMNRVKSERDRFVGFVLEDVEAWPEEKRIMGSAKFIDEHTIQVDDHTTIKADRIVIATGSHPIVLPGWRKELGDKLIINDDVFSWNTLPESVAVFGPGVIGLELGQALHRLGVKVEIFGASDRIAAIDDPIVSEEAIRIFSEEIPLHLDCSTEVKLNDQGKVEVCWDSKDGSRGTYVADYLLAAIGRHPNVEKLGLENLDIELDNKGVPKAHPLTMQTSIPHIFIAGDASNQIPLLHEASDQGKIAGDNAGLYPNIENGLRRSPMGVVFTSPQIAFVGLKYNQVMERFKNPECLIIGEVSFKNQGRSRVMLVNKGHMRIYAEQGTGLFVGAEMVGPAVEHLAHLLAWAHQQKMTIPQMLDMPFYHPVIEEGLRTALRDVNKQLRLGMQSNECAECPGA, encoded by the coding sequence ATGAAACAAATTCAAGCTGATGTTGTCGTTATCGGCGGCGGCACTGCCGGCATGGGTGCATTCCGCAATGCACTCCGACACACAGACAATGTTTATCTGATTGAAAACAACGTATTCGGTACGACATGTGCCCGCGTCGGCTGTATGCCGTCCAAACTGCTGATTGCCGCTGCTGAAGCACGCCATCACGCCTTACATACCGATCCGTTCGGCATCCATCTGGATAAAGACAGCGTAAATGTGAACGGCGAAGAAGTGATGAACCGTGTTAAATCCGAACGCGACCGTTTTGTCGGCTTTGTATTAGAAGACGTAGAAGCATGGCCTGAAGAAAAACGCATTATGGGCTCGGCTAAATTTATTGATGAACACACCATTCAAGTAGACGACCATACAACTATTAAAGCAGACCGCATTGTCATTGCTACCGGCTCACACCCTATTGTATTGCCCGGCTGGCGCAAAGAACTAGGTGACAAACTCATTATCAACGATGACGTTTTCTCATGGAACACCCTCCCGGAAAGTGTTGCTGTTTTCGGCCCCGGTGTGATTGGTTTGGAATTAGGCCAAGCGTTGCACCGTTTGGGTGTTAAAGTAGAAATTTTCGGTGCCAGCGATAGAATTGCCGCTATTGATGATCCTATCGTTTCAGAAGAAGCCATCCGTATTTTCAGCGAAGAAATACCGTTACACTTAGATTGCAGTACCGAAGTCAAACTCAACGACCAAGGTAAAGTAGAAGTTTGCTGGGATAGCAAAGACGGATCGCGTGGTACTTATGTTGCCGATTATCTGTTAGCCGCTATCGGCCGCCATCCGAATGTGGAGAAACTCGGCTTGGAAAACCTTGATATCGAATTAGATAACAAAGGCGTACCCAAAGCACACCCCCTGACGATGCAAACCAGTATTCCCCATATTTTTATTGCCGGCGACGCATCTAACCAAATACCACTGCTACATGAAGCCAGTGATCAGGGCAAAATTGCCGGTGACAATGCCGGTTTATACCCCAATATTGAAAACGGTTTGCGCCGCAGCCCGATGGGCGTAGTCTTTACCAGCCCGCAAATTGCCTTTGTCGGCTTAAAATATAATCAGGTTATGGAGCGCTTTAAAAATCCCGAATGCTTGATTATCGGCGAAGTTTCCTTCAAAAATCAAGGACGCAGCCGTGTGATGTTGGTTAACAAAGGCCACATGCGCATTTATGCCGAACAAGGTACCGGTTTGTTTGTCGGTGCGGAAATGGTCGGCCCGGCTGTCGAACACTTGGCGCACCTGTTAGCATGGGCGCACCAACAAAAAATGACGATTCCGCAAATGCTGGATATGCCGTTCTACCACCCCGTTATCGAAGAAGGTTTGCGCACGGCATTGCGTGATGTTAACAAACAGCTCCGACTCGGTATGCAAAGCAATGAATGTGCCGAATGTCCGGGTGCATAA
- a CDS encoding aspartate/glutamate racemase family protein: MKTLGMIGGMSPESTVSYYHIINREVNRRLGANHSAEMLLYSIDFETIAAMQRAGDWRQAGEVLAAAAVKLAAMGAQAVVLATNTMHKVASAIEQAVDIPLIHVVDVTAEAVKRQGLNKVGLLGTRFTMNDDFYTERARASGIETIVPTEREQAEIHRIIFEELCLNRFTESAKAYYLGVMERLAEQGAQGIVFGCTEIGLLLSPQECPLPVFDSAQIHALAAVEFVLS; encoded by the coding sequence ATGAAAACCTTAGGCATGATTGGCGGCATGAGCCCTGAGAGCACCGTTTCTTATTACCACATTATCAACCGCGAAGTGAACCGCCGTTTGGGTGCGAACCATAGCGCCGAAATGTTGCTATACAGTATTGATTTTGAAACCATTGCCGCCATGCAACGGGCGGGGGATTGGCGGCAGGCGGGCGAAGTGTTGGCCGCTGCCGCCGTGAAGTTGGCTGCAATGGGGGCGCAAGCCGTGGTATTGGCAACCAATACCATGCATAAAGTCGCTTCTGCTATTGAACAGGCAGTGGATATTCCTCTGATTCATGTGGTTGATGTGACCGCCGAAGCGGTGAAACGGCAGGGTTTGAATAAGGTCGGCCTGTTGGGAACGCGTTTTACAATGAACGATGATTTTTATACTGAGCGTGCTAGGGCATCGGGCATAGAAACCATAGTGCCTACCGAACGGGAACAGGCGGAAATCCATCGGATTATTTTTGAAGAATTGTGCCTGAACCGTTTTACCGAATCGGCCAAAGCTTATTATCTCGGTGTGATGGAACGGCTGGCAGAGCAGGGGGCGCAAGGTATTGTATTCGGTTGTACGGAAATCGGGTTGCTGTTGTCGCCGCAGGAATGCCCGTTGCCGGTTTTCGACAGTGCTCAGATTCATGCTTTGGCAGCGGTGGAATTTGTTTTGTCGTAA
- a CDS encoding pirin family protein, protein MQTVYHAAGSRGFANHGWLKSAHTFSFANYYNPERMGFGVLRVINDDFVEAGMGFGNHPHRDMEIISVPLSGDLAHKDSMGNGSIIRNGDVQAMSAGTGVVHSEMNANHDQAVKFLQIWVLPRKNRVKPRYQQVNITTEAKPNDFQQIVSPNMDDDGVWIHQNAWFSLAKFSDGNKKHYNVKREGNGVYAFVIKGKAKVGGIELNERDGLGLWETDGFDVEALGDAEILLMDVPMDIEANINQRH, encoded by the coding sequence ATGCAAACAGTTTACCACGCAGCAGGTTCACGCGGTTTTGCTAACCATGGCTGGTTAAAAAGCGCACATACTTTCAGCTTTGCAAACTACTACAACCCCGAGCGCATGGGTTTCGGCGTACTGCGCGTTATCAATGACGACTTTGTAGAAGCCGGCATGGGTTTTGGCAACCATCCACACCGCGATATGGAAATTATTTCCGTACCCTTGAGCGGCGACTTGGCTCACAAAGACAGCATGGGCAATGGCAGCATTATCAGAAACGGTGATGTGCAGGCGATGTCTGCCGGAACAGGCGTTGTTCATAGCGAAATGAACGCAAACCACGACCAAGCCGTAAAATTTTTACAAATTTGGGTATTGCCGCGCAAAAACCGCGTTAAACCGCGCTATCAGCAAGTCAATATCACAACTGAAGCCAAGCCAAATGATTTCCAACAAATCGTTTCGCCGAATATGGATGACGACGGTGTTTGGATTCATCAAAACGCATGGTTCTCGCTGGCTAAGTTTTCAGACGGCAATAAAAAACATTACAACGTCAAACGTGAGGGTAACGGTGTTTACGCGTTTGTAATCAAAGGCAAAGCCAAAGTCGGTGGGATTGAACTCAACGAACGCGACGGTTTGGGTTTATGGGAAACCGACGGGTTCGATGTAGAAGCCCTAGGCGATGCCGAAATCCTGTTGATGGATGTGCCGATGGATATCGAAGCCAATATCAACCAACGCCATTAA
- the fghA gene encoding S-formylglutathione hydrolase, translating into MNGLTLIERHKMFNGHQERYRHVSKTNNCEMTFSIYLPPMALQGYKVPVLYWLSGITATDENFTLKAGAQRFAAQWGMALVMADTSPRGEGVADSNELGVGLSAGFYVNATEMPWAKHYRMYDYIVQELPELVESHFPVNDKRSIAGHSMGGHGALMIALKNPGRYASVSAFAPIANPSATPLWQKALTAYLGEDSSTWLPYDSTELVKNATQPLPIWVDQGDADEYYPELRPEAFIHAARGKGFNVQFSVRKGYDHSYFFIGSFIDAHIEFHADALGL; encoded by the coding sequence ATGAATGGTTTAACGCTAATAGAACGTCATAAAATGTTTAACGGTCATCAGGAGCGTTATCGGCATGTTTCCAAAACCAATAATTGCGAAATGACCTTCAGCATTTATTTACCGCCGATGGCCTTGCAAGGTTATAAAGTGCCGGTTTTGTATTGGCTCTCCGGTATTACCGCGACCGATGAGAACTTTACCCTGAAAGCAGGAGCGCAACGCTTTGCCGCGCAATGGGGGATGGCTTTGGTGATGGCGGACACTTCACCACGCGGTGAAGGGGTGGCTGACAGTAATGAGCTGGGTGTGGGCTTGAGTGCCGGCTTTTATGTGAACGCCACCGAAATGCCGTGGGCGAAGCATTATCGGATGTACGATTATATTGTGCAGGAATTACCCGAACTGGTGGAAAGCCATTTTCCGGTGAACGATAAGCGCAGTATTGCCGGTCATAGTATGGGCGGGCATGGTGCGTTAATGATTGCTTTGAAAAACCCGGGCCGTTATGCTTCTGTTTCTGCTTTTGCGCCGATAGCCAATCCTTCGGCAACGCCGTTATGGCAAAAAGCATTAACCGCTTATTTGGGTGAAGACAGCAGCACTTGGTTGCCATACGACAGCACTGAATTGGTTAAAAATGCTACTCAACCTTTGCCGATATGGGTGGATCAGGGCGATGCCGACGAATATTATCCGGAATTGCGGCCGGAGGCGTTTATCCATGCTGCCCGTGGTAAGGGTTTTAATGTGCAATTCAGTGTGCGTAAAGGCTATGATCATAGTTACTTTTTTATCGGCAGCTTTATTGATGCGCATATTGAGTTTCATGCTGATGCTTTAGGCTTATAA
- a CDS encoding TetR family transcriptional regulator codes for MRRTKAEALETRHNLLMAALETFYQKGTSRASLNEIARAAGVTRGALYWHFKNKEDLFDALFGQLCEDAESQLRNDLADGAADMLESLYNSLLAMFDRLANDPLYYKFCSILFLKCEYVTENQSIVDIIGKYEKMWYELLKAVLMQCVKQQSLPENLDIDAAVFYLQSAVTGSIYQNLVNPVRVDIKGDMLLVFVRTIIGGLQYCPTLCSPENKLVSE; via the coding sequence ATGAGAAGAACCAAAGCCGAAGCACTTGAAACACGCCATAATTTATTGATGGCGGCGCTGGAAACCTTTTATCAGAAAGGTACTTCCCGTGCATCTTTGAATGAAATCGCTCGTGCTGCAGGGGTGACGCGCGGTGCATTGTATTGGCATTTTAAAAACAAAGAAGATTTGTTTGATGCGCTTTTCGGACAATTATGTGAAGATGCCGAAAGTCAGCTGAGAAATGATTTGGCAGACGGTGCCGCTGATATGCTCGAAAGTCTTTATAATAGTTTATTGGCGATGTTTGACCGTTTGGCCAATGATCCACTTTATTATAAATTTTGCAGTATTCTGTTTTTAAAATGTGAATATGTTACCGAGAATCAGTCGATTGTCGATATTATCGGCAAATATGAAAAGATGTGGTATGAATTGCTGAAGGCCGTATTAATGCAGTGTGTGAAACAGCAATCGTTACCGGAAAATTTAGATATTGATGCAGCGGTTTTTTATTTGCAATCCGCAGTAACCGGATCGATATATCAAAATTTGGTGAATCCGGTTAGGGTGGATATAAAAGGGGATATGTTGTTGGTTTTTGTCAGAACCATTATCGGCGGGCTTCAATATTGTCCGACATTATGCAGCCCGGAAAATAAACTTGTATCCGAGTAA
- a CDS encoding glutathione peroxidase, giving the protein MAFVDRTGQQVPNVVFHTRVGDSWKDVSTDDLFKGKKVVVFSLPGAFTPTCSSTHLPRYNELAKAFKQNGVDSILCVSVNDTFVMNAWAAEEESENVIMVPDGNGEFTEGMGMLVGKDDLGFGKRSWRYSMLVNDGKIEKMFIEPEKEGDPFEVSDADTMLKYIAPDWKAQESIAIFTKPGCQFCSKAKKLLEEKGLAYEEIVLGKDASIVSVRAITGKATAPQVFVGGKYIGGSEDLEAYLA; this is encoded by the coding sequence ATGGCTTTCGTAGACCGCACCGGACAACAAGTCCCAAATGTCGTATTCCATACCCGCGTAGGTGATTCTTGGAAAGATGTATCAACCGACGACCTGTTTAAAGGTAAAAAAGTTGTCGTATTCTCTTTGCCCGGCGCTTTCACACCTACTTGCTCCTCAACCCACCTGCCACGCTACAACGAATTAGCTAAAGCATTCAAACAAAACGGTGTCGACAGCATTCTGTGCGTTTCTGTAAACGACACTTTCGTGATGAATGCATGGGCAGCCGAAGAAGAATCTGAAAACGTTATCATGGTTCCCGATGGTAACGGCGAATTCACCGAAGGCATGGGCATGTTGGTTGGTAAAGACGACTTGGGTTTCGGCAAACGTTCTTGGCGTTATTCTATGTTGGTGAACGACGGCAAAATCGAAAAAATGTTCATCGAGCCGGAAAAAGAAGGCGATCCCTTCGAAGTTTCCGATGCCGACACCATGCTGAAATACATTGCACCGGATTGGAAAGCTCAAGAATCTATCGCCATCTTCACCAAACCCGGCTGCCAATTCTGTAGCAAAGCTAAAAAATTGTTGGAAGAAAAAGGCTTGGCTTACGAAGAAATCGTATTGGGTAAAGATGCCAGCATCGTATCTGTACGCGCAATTACCGGTAAAGCAACCGCTCCTCAAGTGTTTGTTGGCGGTAAATACATCGGCGGCAGCGAAGATTTAGAAGCTTACCTGGCTTAA
- the speA gene encoding arginine decarboxylase: protein MTWSVADSVSLYGIRHWGDRYFSVGENGRVMVRPNDNSPVEVDLYDLVSQLNERGQDLPMLFRFPDILQDRVARLCAAFNRSIRKNEYQGRYTAIYPIKVNQQESVVKNIIVPKNEQVSIGLEAGSKPELMIVLAFAPKGGTIVCNGYKDRDFIRLALIGQRLGHQVFIVIEKESEVDLVIEESRNLGIRANIGLRVRLSSLSSSKWADTGGEKGKFGLSAAQLISAAEKLTAAGLGDTVKLMHFHMGSQISNIADYRMGFKEAVRYFAELRSLGLPIEYVDVGGGLGVDYDGTHSRNASSINYDMGEYSHVIVSMLAEYCNANNVPHPHIFSESGRAMTAHHAVLVMNVTDVETLPEQIPDIADPETLSFATQKLIAYLDINDSEMVTETYYRIGHYLTEVTELYLEGKVPLKEKALAEQLHAVLCRRLKTQLQAGRRSQRQVYDDLNDKLADKYFCNFSVFQSLPDTWAIGQVLPIMPLHRLNERPTRRAVLQDLTCDSDGKISQYVDQQSIESSMRVHALNPGEPYMLGVFMVGAYQEILGDMHNLFGDTDSVNVYVRDNGNIEFGGMEEHDTIEDMLHYVHLSTNEVINRFEEKTRWAQLKATERKLYTAEFLHALKQSSYLSTEAEDEQE, encoded by the coding sequence ATGACTTGGTCGGTAGCAGACAGTGTTTCTCTTTACGGTATCCGCCATTGGGGCGACCGTTATTTTTCCGTGGGGGAAAACGGTCGTGTCATGGTTCGGCCGAACGACAATAGCCCGGTAGAAGTGGATTTATACGATTTAGTTTCGCAATTGAACGAACGCGGGCAGGATTTGCCGATGTTGTTTCGTTTTCCCGATATTCTGCAAGACAGGGTGGCGCGTTTGTGTGCGGCGTTTAACCGTTCTATCCGTAAAAACGAATATCAGGGGCGTTATACGGCGATTTATCCGATTAAGGTAAATCAACAGGAATCGGTGGTTAAAAATATTATCGTGCCGAAAAACGAACAGGTATCCATTGGCTTAGAAGCCGGCTCCAAGCCCGAACTGATGATTGTGCTGGCGTTTGCCCCCAAAGGCGGCACGATTGTGTGCAACGGCTATAAAGACCGCGACTTTATCCGTTTGGCGCTGATTGGTCAGCGGCTCGGTCATCAGGTGTTTATCGTGATTGAAAAAGAATCCGAAGTGGATTTGGTGATTGAAGAATCGCGCAATCTCGGTATCCGTGCCAATATCGGCCTGCGTGTGCGCCTGTCGTCGCTGTCTTCGAGCAAGTGGGCGGATACCGGCGGGGAGAAAGGTAAATTCGGCTTGTCGGCCGCACAATTGATTTCGGCGGCTGAAAAACTGACTGCTGCCGGTTTGGGCGATACGGTTAAATTAATGCATTTTCATATGGGTTCGCAGATTTCCAATATTGCCGACTACCGTATGGGCTTTAAAGAAGCCGTGCGCTATTTTGCCGAGTTGCGTAGTTTGGGGCTGCCGATTGAATATGTGGATGTGGGCGGCGGTTTGGGCGTTGACTACGACGGTACCCACTCGCGCAATGCCAGTTCGATTAATTACGATATGGGCGAATACTCGCATGTGATTGTGTCGATGTTGGCCGAATATTGTAATGCCAACAATGTGCCGCATCCGCATATCTTTTCGGAATCGGGTCGCGCCATGACGGCACACCATGCGGTTTTGGTGATGAATGTGACCGATGTGGAAACCCTGCCCGAACAGATTCCCGATATTGCCGACCCTGAAACGCTTTCGTTTGCCACGCAAAAGCTGATTGCCTATCTGGATATTAACGACAGCGAAATGGTAACCGAAACCTATTACCGCATCGGCCATTACCTCACCGAAGTGACCGAGCTTTATCTGGAAGGCAAAGTGCCCTTAAAAGAAAAAGCTTTGGCCGAACAGCTTCATGCGGTATTGTGCCGCCGTCTGAAAACACAACTGCAAGCCGGCAGGCGTTCGCAGCGTCAGGTTTACGACGATTTAAACGATAAGTTGGCCGATAAATATTTCTGTAATTTTTCCGTGTTCCAAAGCTTGCCGGATACATGGGCGATTGGGCAGGTGCTGCCGATTATGCCGCTGCACCGTTTGAACGAACGCCCGACCCGTCGCGCGGTTTTGCAGGATTTGACCTGTGATTCCGACGGTAAAATCAGCCAGTATGTTGATCAGCAGAGTATTGAATCCAGCATGCGTGTGCATGCCCTGAATCCCGGCGAACCGTATATGCTCGGTGTGTTTATGGTAGGGGCTTATCAGGAAATTCTCGGCGATATGCATAATCTGTTCGGCGATACCGATTCGGTGAACGTTTATGTGCGTGATAACGGCAATATCGAATTCGGCGGTATGGAAGAGCACGATACCATTGAAGATATGCTTCATTATGTGCATCTTTCTACCAACGAAGTGATTAACCGCTTTGAAGAGAAAACCCGTTGGGCGCAATTGAAAGCGACCGAGCGCAAACTTTATACCGCCGAATTCCTACATGCGTTGAAACAAAGCAGCTATTTGAGTACCGAAGCGGAAGACGAGCAGGAATAA
- the dapD gene encoding 2,3,4,5-tetrahydropyridine-2,6-dicarboxylate N-succinyltransferase, producing MSLQNIIETAFENRAQISPATVTPEVKEAVEETLRQLDSGALRVAERLGVGQWQVNEWVKKAVLLSFRIQDNGVSDDGVNKYFDKVPTKFADWDEQTFKAAGFRAVPGAVARRGSFVAKNVVLMPSYVNIGAYVDEGAMVDTWATVGSCAQIGKNVHLSGGVGIGGVLEPLQANPTIIEDNCFIGARSEIVEGVIVEEGSVISMGVYIGQSTKIYDRETGEIHYGRVPAGSVVVSGNLPSADGKYSLYCAVIVKKVDAQTRSKTSVNDLLRGV from the coding sequence ATGTCATTACAAAATATTATTGAAACAGCGTTTGAAAACCGTGCGCAAATCAGCCCGGCAACGGTAACGCCCGAAGTAAAAGAAGCAGTAGAGGAAACCCTCCGTCAGTTGGATTCAGGCGCATTGCGTGTCGCCGAACGTTTGGGTGTCGGCCAATGGCAGGTAAACGAATGGGTGAAGAAAGCGGTATTATTGTCTTTCCGTATTCAGGATAATGGCGTATCAGACGACGGCGTGAATAAATATTTCGATAAAGTGCCGACCAAATTTGCCGATTGGGATGAACAAACCTTTAAAGCCGCCGGTTTCCGTGCCGTTCCCGGGGCCGTTGCCCGCCGTGGCAGCTTTGTGGCAAAAAATGTGGTTCTGATGCCGTCTTATGTGAATATCGGTGCTTATGTGGATGAAGGTGCGATGGTAGATACTTGGGCGACTGTCGGCTCTTGTGCGCAAATCGGTAAAAACGTTCATTTGAGCGGTGGTGTGGGTATCGGTGGGGTGTTGGAACCGTTGCAAGCCAATCCGACCATTATTGAAGATAATTGCTTTATCGGTGCCCGCTCTGAAATCGTGGAAGGTGTGATTGTCGAAGAGGGCAGTGTGATTTCTATGGGGGTGTATATCGGCCAATCAACCAAAATCTACGACCGCGAAACCGGCGAAATCCATTACGGCCGCGTGCCTGCCGGTTCGGTGGTGGTATCGGGTAATCTGCCGTCTGCCGATGGTAAATACAGCCTGTATTGCGCGGTGATTGTGAAAAAAGTCGATGCGCAAACCCGCTCGAAAACCAGCGTAAACGATTTATTGCGCGGGGTTTAA